The following are encoded in a window of Telmatobacter sp. DSM 110680 genomic DNA:
- the glgP gene encoding alpha-glucan family phosphorylase, with translation MSISPEAMDANLVLTLDEITSLTQDGGKPADTLMNVVALIASRFRTDVCSAYLLEPDRSNLVLAASVGLHSRSIGALRMPLHEGLAGLVAEQVRPVAVDDASRHPRYKFFKDSGEEEYHSFLGVPLIDRGILQGVLVVQTKEPRVFRDSEIRMLSEAADQVAPIVSEARTLDRFVAPAQQRLWELAQNVWWSWDHDCVNLFRDLNPIRWRQLNQNPIALLNEMSLNEIERRAAELVLHSRINYVYRRRQEYLRADRTWGAANAGILRPRPVAYFSAEFGMHESLPIYSGGLGVLSGDHIKSASDLGIPLVAVGLFYGQGYFLQRLDEKGWQREEYLQTDIKQLPMQPAIGLDGQPVVVEIATRGAAIRAKVWQIKVGRCDLFLLDSNVPGNAPEDLETTSRLYGGDSRTRIRQELLLGVGGFRALKAMGISPGVLHLNEGHSGFAVFEAIRSRMEEEGLDFYAAASQIPREVIFTTHTPVPAGHDRFSPDLIEEHLGPLRDQLGISHDNLMGFGREHPSDHGETFCMTVLGLKLARRVNAVSSLHGEVSRAMWKGLYPGRSEDAVPIGHITNGVHVPSWLAPQMFRLYDRHLGVDWQKRSGSKSTWEAIENVDDGELWETHLSLKAQLIDFARRRLVEQAERRKEPSTSLHRFGKVFSSDALTIGFARRFATYKRANLLLKDIERLASMVNDPKRPVQFLFAGKAHPHDEPGKRVLQQIAEMMRDSDFAEKFVFIEDYDINVGRHLVQGVDVWLNNPRRPLEASGTSGQKVVLNGGLNLSVLDGWWAEAYDGLNGFAIGKGRTHSNMDVHDTRDGEDLYRVLSGELIPLYYERDRDGLPRGWIQRMKRTIRTLGWRFNADRMVMDYTQKCYVPAAGGTSSEIRPLC, from the coding sequence ATGAGCATTTCTCCTGAAGCGATGGACGCGAACCTGGTTTTGACTCTTGATGAAATCACCAGTCTCACGCAGGATGGCGGCAAGCCCGCCGACACCCTGATGAACGTGGTGGCACTGATCGCGTCGCGTTTTCGCACCGACGTCTGCTCCGCGTATCTGCTCGAACCGGACCGCTCCAACCTTGTTCTGGCGGCATCGGTCGGCCTTCATTCCCGCAGCATTGGTGCTCTTCGCATGCCGCTACACGAGGGGCTGGCTGGCCTCGTTGCCGAGCAGGTGCGACCGGTTGCCGTGGATGACGCCAGCCGTCATCCGCGATACAAGTTCTTCAAAGACTCCGGCGAAGAGGAATACCATTCCTTTCTCGGTGTGCCGCTGATTGATCGCGGCATCCTTCAAGGCGTTCTGGTTGTGCAGACCAAGGAGCCGAGAGTCTTTCGCGACAGCGAGATCCGCATGCTCTCCGAGGCCGCCGATCAAGTTGCCCCTATTGTGAGCGAAGCGCGTACCCTTGACCGTTTTGTTGCTCCGGCGCAGCAGCGCCTGTGGGAGCTGGCACAGAACGTCTGGTGGAGCTGGGATCACGACTGTGTCAATCTCTTTCGCGACCTGAATCCCATCCGTTGGCGCCAGCTCAATCAGAATCCCATCGCACTGCTCAACGAGATGTCGCTCAACGAGATCGAGCGTCGGGCCGCGGAACTGGTACTCCACAGCCGCATCAACTACGTCTACCGCCGGCGGCAGGAATACTTGCGAGCGGACCGAACCTGGGGCGCGGCCAATGCCGGCATTCTGCGACCACGTCCCGTTGCCTACTTCTCGGCGGAATTCGGAATGCACGAATCTCTGCCGATATATTCCGGCGGCCTCGGCGTTCTTTCCGGCGATCACATCAAGAGCGCATCCGATCTTGGCATCCCCCTGGTGGCTGTGGGGTTGTTCTACGGGCAGGGATACTTTCTGCAGCGGCTAGATGAAAAGGGCTGGCAACGCGAAGAGTACCTGCAAACGGACATCAAACAACTGCCGATGCAGCCCGCCATTGGTCTCGATGGACAGCCGGTCGTGGTTGAAATCGCCACTCGGGGTGCCGCCATTCGCGCCAAAGTCTGGCAGATCAAGGTTGGGCGGTGCGATCTCTTTCTGCTGGATTCGAATGTTCCTGGGAACGCGCCTGAAGATCTGGAGACTACCTCGCGTCTTTACGGTGGAGATTCCCGCACCCGCATTCGGCAGGAGCTTCTGCTTGGCGTTGGCGGTTTCCGCGCTCTCAAGGCCATGGGTATCTCTCCCGGTGTGTTGCATTTGAATGAAGGTCATAGTGGATTCGCGGTCTTTGAGGCTATCCGGTCCCGAATGGAAGAAGAGGGGCTGGACTTCTACGCCGCAGCCAGCCAGATTCCGCGCGAAGTCATCTTTACGACACATACTCCCGTGCCTGCGGGCCACGACCGCTTCAGTCCCGATCTCATCGAGGAACACCTTGGGCCGCTGCGCGATCAACTTGGCATCTCCCACGATAACCTGATGGGTTTTGGCCGCGAGCATCCATCCGATCACGGCGAAACCTTCTGCATGACCGTGCTCGGCCTGAAACTTGCCCGCCGCGTCAACGCTGTCTCCTCGCTCCATGGAGAGGTGTCGCGTGCCATGTGGAAGGGTCTTTATCCTGGCCGCTCTGAAGACGCCGTTCCGATTGGCCATATCACCAACGGCGTCCATGTGCCGTCATGGCTGGCTCCGCAGATGTTTCGTCTATATGACCGCCATCTCGGAGTGGACTGGCAGAAGCGCAGCGGCTCCAAGAGCACCTGGGAAGCGATCGAGAATGTGGACGACGGTGAGCTTTGGGAGACTCATCTCAGCCTGAAGGCTCAGCTCATCGACTTCGCCCGCCGACGGCTTGTTGAGCAGGCGGAGAGACGCAAGGAGCCTTCAACGTCGCTGCATCGCTTCGGCAAGGTCTTTTCGTCGGATGCTCTCACCATTGGCTTTGCGCGTCGGTTCGCCACCTATAAGCGCGCCAACCTGCTACTGAAGGATATAGAACGACTGGCCTCGATGGTGAACGACCCCAAGCGGCCTGTGCAGTTCCTCTTCGCGGGGAAGGCTCATCCGCATGACGAGCCCGGTAAGCGGGTGCTGCAGCAGATCGCCGAAATGATGCGCGATTCCGACTTTGCCGAAAAGTTCGTCTTCATTGAGGACTACGACATCAACGTCGGACGCCACCTTGTGCAGGGAGTCGACGTGTGGCTCAACAATCCGCGCCGTCCGCTTGAGGCTTCGGGCACCAGCGGCCAGAAAGTCGTGCTCAATGGCGGTCTCAACCTGTCTGTCCTAGATGGCTGGTGGGCGGAGGCCTACGATGGGCTCAACGGCTTCGCAATCGGCAAGGGTCGCACGCACTCCAACATGGACGTTCACGACACGCGCGACGGCGAAGATCTCTACCGCGTTCTTTCTGGCGAATTGATCCCGCTCTACTACGAGCGTGATCGCGACGGACTTCCTCGCGGCTGGATCCAGCGGATGAAGCGGACCATTCGGACTTTGGGATGGCGTTTCAACGCTGACCGCATGGTGATGGACTATACGCAGAAGTGCTACGTGCCAGCCGCAGGTGGAACTTCAAGTGAGATTCGCCCACTCTGCTGA
- the glgP gene encoding alpha-glucan family phosphorylase has protein sequence MQLNSTKPFSYETTPANGLVAYFSMEIAINRGMPTYSGGLGMLAGDTLRSAADLGVPLVAFSLVHRKGYFQQHLNQSGDQTEEMQPWNPAEFCTEETARIRVSVEGRDVTVRAWRYDLEGRYGHIVPIYLLDTDLDGNSGWDRGLTDHLYGGDTNYRLQQEIVLGLGGARMANALGLTVNVYHMNEGHAALLTLALLESEMGGGPLNSPTEADLLQVRNKCVFTTHTPVPAGHDRFSTEQAIRILGGERTARLEKLGVFENGLLNMTLLALRFSRYANGVAMQHGKVSRAMFPQYQIDSITNGVHAPTWVSEPVQQMLDVQIPSWRRDNLNLRNAIDLPEQEILKAHRRAKEGLLTEVATRTGLVLNPNVLTLGFARRAATYKRASLMFTDPERLLKIANQAGGLQILYAGKAHPADEPGKALIHNVIETASKLSNDMLRIVYLENYAWDLGALLTAGVDVWVNTPRRPYEASGTSGMKAALNGVPSLSILDGWWIEGCIEGVTGWAIEDGANDAEEAESLYLKLENAVVPLYRSEPEKWARIMRTTLAFNGSYFNTNRMVKQYTRNSYYPHKLIEQVKVEDPAYAN, from the coding sequence ATGCAACTGAATTCAACGAAACCCTTCTCTTATGAAACCACCCCAGCGAACGGACTGGTCGCGTACTTCTCGATGGAAATCGCGATCAACCGCGGGATGCCCACCTACTCCGGTGGATTGGGAATGCTGGCCGGTGACACATTGCGTTCAGCAGCCGATCTTGGCGTTCCCCTGGTCGCTTTTTCCCTGGTACACCGCAAAGGATATTTCCAACAGCATCTGAATCAGTCCGGGGATCAGACCGAGGAAATGCAGCCGTGGAATCCGGCGGAATTCTGCACGGAAGAGACAGCACGAATCCGCGTCTCGGTAGAAGGCCGCGACGTGACGGTACGTGCATGGCGTTATGATCTCGAAGGGCGATATGGTCACATCGTGCCGATCTACCTGCTCGACACCGATCTCGATGGCAATTCCGGCTGGGATCGCGGTCTGACCGATCATCTCTACGGCGGCGACACCAACTATCGCTTACAGCAGGAGATCGTTCTCGGACTCGGCGGTGCACGCATGGCCAATGCGCTCGGGCTGACTGTAAACGTCTACCACATGAACGAAGGTCACGCTGCCTTGCTGACACTTGCGTTGCTCGAAAGCGAGATGGGTGGCGGGCCGTTGAATTCCCCCACCGAAGCCGACCTTTTGCAAGTGCGCAACAAGTGCGTCTTCACAACGCATACGCCGGTGCCGGCTGGGCACGATCGCTTTTCTACTGAACAAGCCATCAGGATTCTCGGCGGCGAGCGAACTGCGCGCCTCGAGAAACTCGGAGTATTCGAAAATGGCTTGCTGAATATGACTTTGCTGGCACTGCGTTTTTCGCGCTACGCGAATGGAGTGGCCATGCAGCACGGCAAGGTTTCGCGCGCGATGTTTCCGCAGTACCAGATTGATTCGATCACCAACGGCGTGCATGCTCCCACATGGGTCTCAGAACCTGTGCAACAGATGCTCGACGTACAGATTCCGTCGTGGCGGCGCGACAATCTGAACCTCCGCAATGCTATCGACCTGCCCGAGCAGGAGATTCTTAAAGCGCATCGCCGCGCAAAAGAAGGCTTACTCACCGAGGTCGCGACACGCACCGGGCTGGTCCTGAATCCCAATGTGCTCACGCTGGGATTTGCACGACGCGCGGCTACATACAAGCGCGCAAGCCTGATGTTCACGGATCCGGAACGCCTGCTGAAGATCGCAAACCAGGCGGGCGGACTGCAGATTCTATACGCGGGCAAGGCGCATCCAGCCGATGAACCCGGCAAAGCGCTCATCCACAACGTGATTGAAACAGCAAGCAAATTGTCCAACGACATGCTTCGCATTGTGTATCTCGAAAACTATGCGTGGGATCTTGGTGCATTGCTGACCGCAGGCGTGGACGTCTGGGTCAACACTCCCCGTCGGCCATATGAAGCATCGGGCACCAGCGGGATGAAGGCTGCTTTGAATGGTGTACCAAGCCTGTCGATTTTGGATGGCTGGTGGATCGAGGGTTGCATCGAAGGCGTGACCGGGTGGGCGATTGAAGATGGCGCGAACGATGCAGAAGAAGCCGAGAGTCTTTATCTCAAACTGGAAAATGCAGTGGTACCCCTCTATCGCAGTGAACCCGAGAAGTGGGCCCGCATCATGCGTACGACTCTCGCATTCAACGGTTCTTACTTCAACACCAATCGCATGGTGAAGCAGTACACGCGCAACTCTTACTACCCGCATAAACTGATCGAGCAAGTCAAAGTAGAAGATCCCGCATACGCAAATTAG
- the galK gene encoding galactokinase produces MHDPEVLRSLHVSRFKYEPEIFAAPGRVNLIGEHTDYAEGFVMPAAIDFATLAAISPRDDDKIIIYSENFKEERTFDAASLPKHGGKDWSDYPLGVIAILAGEGHRIPGLSLSMLGDVPLGSGLSSSAAVEVATALAVTSLLDIDYPRPQLARLCQRAENEFVGANCGIMDQFISANGAANHALLLDCRDLSFKLAPIPASVALVIANTMVKHSVAGGEYTSRRAEVEEAAAVIARHRPEVRFLRDATVDDLDKWGTEMSPNALKRARHVITENTRTVAAADALIRHDLKELGRLMSEAHASYSFDFEASCAEADTMVMLAHNLPGLIGARLTGGGFGGCTINLVEQGRAQEFAKALAASYASETGIVPQIHICHASSGAHKIVASFSH; encoded by the coding sequence ATGCATGATCCTGAGGTATTGCGTTCCTTGCACGTGAGTCGCTTTAAGTATGAACCGGAGATCTTTGCAGCGCCGGGCCGCGTTAACCTGATTGGCGAACACACCGATTATGCTGAGGGATTCGTCATGCCTGCGGCCATCGACTTCGCCACGCTCGCCGCAATCTCTCCGCGCGATGATGACAAGATCATCATCTATTCCGAAAATTTCAAGGAAGAGCGCACGTTTGATGCGGCGTCGCTGCCGAAACACGGCGGCAAGGATTGGAGTGACTATCCGCTCGGCGTGATCGCGATTCTCGCTGGCGAAGGACATCGCATTCCCGGCTTGAGTTTGAGTATGCTCGGCGATGTGCCACTAGGATCGGGACTGTCAAGTTCAGCCGCAGTCGAAGTAGCAACGGCCCTCGCAGTCACATCGCTGCTTGATATTGATTATCCGCGGCCGCAACTGGCGCGGTTGTGCCAGCGCGCTGAGAACGAATTCGTCGGTGCAAACTGCGGCATCATGGATCAGTTCATCTCTGCAAACGGCGCGGCGAATCATGCGCTGCTCCTGGATTGTCGCGATCTTAGTTTCAAGCTGGCGCCAATTCCGGCCAGTGTTGCACTGGTGATTGCAAACACCATGGTCAAACACTCCGTGGCTGGCGGCGAGTACACGTCACGCAGAGCCGAAGTTGAGGAAGCCGCCGCGGTGATTGCCCGTCATCGCCCCGAAGTGCGCTTCCTTCGCGATGCCACGGTAGACGATCTGGACAAGTGGGGCACAGAGATGAGCCCGAATGCACTGAAGCGCGCACGCCACGTCATCACCGAAAATACGCGTACTGTAGCTGCTGCGGATGCATTGATTCGTCACGATCTGAAGGAATTGGGGAGATTGATGTCTGAAGCTCATGCAAGCTACAGCTTCGATTTCGAGGCCAGCTGCGCGGAAGCAGACACAATGGTAATGCTGGCGCACAACCTTCCTGGTTTGATCGGCGCTCGCTTGACCGGAGGAGGGTTTGGCGGCTGCACAATCAACCTCGTGGAGCAAGGCAGAGCGCAAGAATTTGCAAAGGCGCTGGCTGCAAGTTACGCGAGTGAAACGGGTATTGTTCCGCAGATTCACATTTGCCACGCTTCAAGCGGAGCGCACAAAATTGTCGCGAGTTTCTCGCATTAA
- a CDS encoding aminotransferase class V-fold PLP-dependent enzyme, translating into MPKDLVPEILVRATEALECEFDALPNYEPSRHSDLDSAAMEAILKETAHLLGNNYPYFHPLYAGQMLKPPHPLARAAYALAMTINPNNHARDGGRASSAMEIEAVAEIARMFGWNEFLGHLTSGGTMANLEALWVAGRINLGKRIIGSEQAHYTHSRISAVLKLEYAAVPADARGRMRLDALETELRKGDVGTVVVTLGTTAIGAVDPLPEILELRDRYKFRVHVDAAYGGYFKLIEGALDDPARCAYAAITQADSIVIDPHKHGLQPYGCGCVLFLDPGVGRFYKHDSPYTYFTSRDLHLGEISLECSRAGAAAVALWATQRLLPLKPGGEFASGLTAGRRAAVEFDRRLRADARFEALAAGTPELDIVVWKMRAASRSFDLEQSIFSASAKRNLHLALVQLPQFWFVHPGDQSANQSYATCLRSVLMKPEHETWLDRIWHELTAACAQVEKG; encoded by the coding sequence ATGCCAAAGGATCTGGTCCCAGAAATACTCGTTCGCGCCACCGAGGCATTAGAGTGCGAATTTGACGCCCTTCCCAACTACGAGCCTTCACGCCACAGTGACCTCGATTCCGCCGCCATGGAGGCGATTCTCAAGGAGACCGCGCATCTGCTGGGGAACAACTACCCGTACTTCCATCCCCTCTATGCCGGGCAAATGCTGAAGCCGCCGCATCCCCTCGCAAGGGCCGCCTACGCGCTGGCGATGACCATCAATCCCAACAACCATGCGCGCGATGGGGGCAGGGCAAGTTCCGCCATGGAGATCGAGGCCGTAGCGGAAATTGCCCGCATGTTCGGCTGGAACGAATTTCTCGGCCATCTTACCTCAGGCGGGACGATGGCCAATCTGGAAGCTCTCTGGGTCGCGGGGCGTATCAATCTCGGAAAGCGAATTATCGGATCAGAACAGGCACACTACACCCACAGTCGCATCTCCGCGGTATTGAAGCTGGAATATGCCGCGGTACCAGCAGATGCGCGTGGCCGCATGCGGCTCGATGCCCTCGAAACTGAACTGCGCAAAGGAGATGTGGGCACTGTAGTTGTAACTCTCGGCACCACCGCGATTGGTGCCGTCGACCCGCTTCCCGAGATCCTTGAACTACGCGACCGATATAAATTCCGAGTGCATGTGGACGCGGCCTATGGGGGTTACTTCAAGCTCATTGAAGGTGCTCTGGACGATCCGGCCCGGTGTGCCTACGCGGCAATAACGCAGGCGGACTCAATCGTGATCGACCCGCATAAGCACGGGCTTCAGCCCTATGGGTGCGGCTGTGTGCTTTTCCTAGATCCTGGAGTTGGACGCTTTTACAAGCACGATTCACCCTATACGTACTTCACCTCGAGAGACTTGCACCTCGGAGAGATCAGCCTTGAGTGCTCCCGCGCAGGCGCCGCGGCGGTGGCATTATGGGCGACGCAAAGGCTCTTGCCACTGAAGCCGGGCGGAGAGTTTGCCTCGGGGCTGACAGCCGGCAGAAGGGCGGCCGTTGAGTTCGACCGCCGCCTGAGGGCTGACGCGCGATTTGAGGCACTGGCGGCTGGGACGCCTGAATTGGATATCGTTGTCTGGAAAATGAGGGCTGCGAGTAGGTCATTTGACCTAGAGCAGTCGATTTTTTCGGCTTCAGCGAAACGCAACCTGCACCTCGCGCTAGTACAATTGCCGCAATTCTGGTTTGTGCACCCGGGCGATCAAAGCGCCAATCAAAGCTACGCCACTTGCCTGCGGTCGGTCCTGATGAAGCCAGAACACGAGACATGGCTGGACCGCATCTGGCATGAGCTTACTGCAGCTTGTGCGCAAGTCGAGAAAGGGTGA